From a region of the Eulemur rufifrons isolate Redbay chromosome 7, OSU_ERuf_1, whole genome shotgun sequence genome:
- the USF3 gene encoding basic helix-loop-helix domain-containing protein USF3: MPEMTENETPTKKQHRKKNRETHNAVERHRKKKINAGINRIGELIPCSPALKQSKNMILDQAFKYITELKRQNDELLLNGGNNEQAEEIKKLRKQLEEIQKENGRYIELLKANDICLYDDPTIHWKGNLKNSKVSVVIPSDQVQKNIIVYSSGSQPGGNSQGTAVQGITFNVGHNLQKQTANVVPVQRTCNLVTPVSISGVYPPENKPWHQTTVSALATNQPVPLCLPATISAQNILELSTSESESSVPGATGSSLIAVPVGPEPHQHRSLNTCLNDQNSSENKNGQESPKLLKKTAACATSIPPSSSAAATKVHHGNKSCLNVQDFRGDFQNTFVVSVATTVCSQPPRSAGDSSPVSTSKSAGSTSTTTVVAPSAPGVGKTTTLVSTLSANPLDNGWTLSCSLPSSSVSASDLKNINSLTRISSAGNTQTTWTTLQLAGNTIQPLSQTPSSTVTPVLNESETSPTTSNHTRHVAAGINLSNSFPADGQPVEQVVVTLPSCPSLPMQPLIAQPQVKSQPPKNILPLNSTMQVIHMAQPVGPAVNAAPTNQNVIILQPPSTTPCPTVMRAEVPNQTVGQQIVIIQAANQNPLPLLSAPPAGSVRLPVNGASAIIGSNNSVQNVSTPQTFGGKHLVHILPRPSSLSPSNSTQTFSVTMSNQQQPQTISLNGQLFALQPVMSSSGTTNQTPMQIIQPTTSEDPNTNVALNTFGALASLNQSISQMAGQSCVQLSISQPANPPTTANSQTTPANCVSLTTTVAPPMTTENSATLPSTYNLVTTPSVNTVACLPPNVKSKRSNKKPGAKKHLAANKSACPPNPVRDVSKLDCPSTEGSAEPPCNDGLLESLPVVSPSVPASQANSVSVSASHSLDILNSESVIPESVSKSKSSEESSSPSQESVTSEHFAMAPAKSKDSTPSLQRETSQDKPPTSLTVSDAAKSCTSANALIPPPDDPHILVSQVSGLSSTTSTTSTDCVSEVEIVAEPCRVEQESSDTMQTTGLLKGQGLNTLLSDLAKEKDPQKSSLSDQMDHPDFSSENSKIVDSSVNLHPKQELLLMNNDDRDPPQHHSCLPDQEVINGSLLTSRQADSPMSTSSGSSRSFSVASMLPETTREDVTSNATTNTCDSCTFAEQTDIVALAARAIFDQENLEKGRVGLQADVREVTSKPSETSSLEGDPAFKSQTPKENRTGQAEATPNEFNSQDSTEATVDRPLEKPSCSLGIKTSNASLQASPSQPPSITSLSVNNLIHQSSISHPLVSCSGLAQTSEQTTVPATVNLTVSSSSYGSQPPGPSLMTEYSQEQLNTMTSTIPNSQIQEPLLKPSHENRKDSAKRAVQDDLLLSSAKRQKHCQPAPLRLESMSLMSRTPDSISDQTQMMVSQIPPNTSNSVVPVSNPAHGDGLARLFPPGNNFVAPALRQTEVQCSSQPSVAEQQQTQASQHLQALQQHVPAQGVSHLHSNHLYIKQQQQQQAGQLRERHHLYQLQHHVPHADSSVHSQPHNVHQQRTLQQEVQLQKKRNLVQGSQASQLSLQPKHHGTDQSRPKSGQPHPHHQQMQQQMQQHFGSSQPEKSCENPSTSRNHHNHPQNHLNQDIMHQQQDVGSRQQGSGVSSEHVSGHNPMQRLLTSRGLEQQMVSQPSIVTRPSDMTCTPHRPERNRVSSYSAEALIGKTSSNSEQRMGISIQGSRVSDQLEMRSYLDVPRNKSLAIHNMQGRVDHTVASDIRLSDCQTFKPSGASQQPQSNFDVQSSRNNEIGNPVSSLRSMQSQAFRISQNTGPPPIDRQKRLPYPPVQSIPTGNAIPPRDSENTCHQSFMQSLLAPHLGDQVIGSQRPLSEHQRNTQCGPSSAIEYNCPPTHESVHIRRESESQNRESCDMSLGAINTRNSTLNIPFSSSSSSGDIQGRNTSPNVSVQKSNPMRITDSHGTKGHMNPPVTTNMHGVARPALPHPSVSHGNADQGPPVRQANSSVPQRSRHPLQDSSGSKIRQPERNRSGNQRHSNVFDPSLPHLPLSTSGSMILGRQQPAAEKRGSIVRFMPDSPQVPNDNSGPDQHTLSQNFGFPFIPEGGMNPPINANTSFIPQVTQPNATRAPALIPVDPQNTLPSFYPPYSPAHPTLSNDISIPYFSNQMFSNPSTEKVNSGSLNNRFGSILSPPRPVGFAQPSFPLLPDMPPMHMTNSHLSNFNMTSLFPEIATALPDGSAMSPLLTIANSSASDSSKQSSNRPAHNISHILGHDCSSAV; encoded by the exons ATGCCAGAAATGACAGAGAATGAGACTCCTACAAAAAAGCAGCACAG aaagaaaaaccGGGAGACACACAATGCAG TGGAGAgacatagaaagaagaaaatcaatgcTGGGATAAACAGAATAGGAGAGCTGATCCCATGTTCTCCTGCCCTGAAGCAG agcaAGAATATGATCCTGGACCAAGCCTTTAAATATATAACAGAATTGAAAAGGCAAAATGATGAACTCCTGCTTAATGGAGGAAACAATGAACAAG ctgaagaaattaaaaagctacGGAAACAACTAGaagaaatccaaaaagaaaatggCCGATATATTGAATTACTGAAAGCAAATGACATATGCTTATATGATGACCCTACAATCCACTGGAAAGGAAATCTTAAAAACTCAAAGGTCTCTGTTGTTATTCCTAGTGACCAGGTTCAAAAAAATATCATTGTTTATTCCAGTGGGAGTCAGCCTGGTGGAAACAGCCAGGGAACAGCTGTTCAGGGGATAACCTTTAATGTTGGTCATAATTTACAAAAGCAAACTGCCAATGTGGTGCCGGTACAGAGGACTTGCAATCTTGTGACTCCTGTGTCTATTTCTGGAGTTTACCCTCCTGAAAACAAGCCATGGCATCAGACCACGGTTTCTGCATTAGCTACCAACCAGCCGGTTCCTCTTTGTCTTCCTGCCACCATTTCTGCTCAAAATATTCTCGAGCTTTCCACCTCTGAAAGTGAATCGAGTGTGCCTGGTGCCACTGGTAGCTCACTGATTGCTGTTCCAGTTGGGCCTGAACCTCATCAACATCGTTCCTTGAACACATGTTTAAATGATCAAAATTCTTCTGAAAATAAGAATGGACAAGAGAGCCCcaaattattgaagaaaacagCCGCTTGTGCTACAAGCATTCCCCCCAGTTCCTCAGCAGCTGCTACTAAAGTGCACCATGGAAACAAGTCCTGCCTGAACGTACAGGACTTCAGAGGTGATTTTCAGAACACCTTTGTTGTTTCAGTTGCCACCACTGTCTGCTCCCAGCCTCCTAGATCCGCAGGTGATTCTTCTCCAGTGAGCACTAGCAAGAGTGCAGGCTCGACAAGTACAACCACAGTGGTGGCACCATCTGCCCCCGGAGTAGGGAAGACCACCACTCTTGTAAGCACTCTTTCTGCAAACCCTTTGGACAATGGTTGGACTCTTTCTTGTTCTTTGCCTTCTTCAAGTGTTAGTGCTTCagatttgaaaaacattaatagCCTTACCCGAATTTCTTCAGCTGGAAACACACAGACAACATGGACTACTCTGCAACTGGCAGGAAACACTATTCAGCCCTTAAGCCAGACACCATCTTCCACTGTGACTCCAGTATTAAATGAGTCTGAGACTAGCCCCACCACAAGCAACCACACTAGACATGTGGCTGCAGGCATTAACTTGAGTAATTCCTTTCCAGCAGATGGGCAGCCAGTTGAGCAAGTAGTTGTAACCTTGCCTTCGTGTCCATCTCTACCTATGCAGCCACTAATTGCCCAGCCACAAGTTAAATCTCAGCCTCCAAAAAATATCCTTCCACTGAATTCAACAATGCAAGTGATTCATATGGCTCAGCCAGTTGGCCCAGCTGTGAATGCAGCTCCAACAAATCAAAACGTTATCATTCTTCAGCCGCCCAGCACCACCCCGTGCCCAACAGTGATGAGGGCAGAGGTTCCCAACCAAACAGTAGGTCAGCAGATAGTAATCATACAGGCAGCTAATCAGAATCCTTTGCCACTTCTCTCTGCTCCACCTGCTGGTTCTGTTCGACTGCCTGTCAATGGAGCCAGTGCTATAATAGGGTCTAATAATTCAGTGCAAAATGTTTCAACCCCACAGACTTTTGGAGGAAAGCATCTTGTCCACATATTACCAAGACCTTCATCTTTATCACCATCTAATTCAACCCAAACTTTTTCTGTTACTATGTCAAACCAACAGCAGCCTCAAACCATTTCTTTGAATGGGCAGCTCTTTGCTTTGCAGCCTGTGATGTCTTCATCAGGAACTACAAATCAAACCCCTATGCAAATTATTCAACCCACCACCAGCGAAGATCCAAATACCAACGTTGCCCTGAATACATTTGGTGCTTTGGCCAGCCTCAATCAAAGCATATCACAGATGGCTGGGCAAAGCTGTGTACAATTGTCTATTAGCCAGCCTGCCAATCCTCCAACTACTGCAAATAGTCAAACCACCCCAGCTAATTGTGTTTCTTTAACAACAACTGTAGCACCTCCCATGACAACAGAGAATTCAGCCACACTACCCAGTACTTATAATCTAGTGACGACTCCCTCAGTGAACACTGTTGCTTGTTTGCCACCTAACGTGAAGTCAAAAAGGTCGAATAAGAAGCCAGGTGCCAAGAAACACTTAGCAGCAAACAAGTCGGCCTGTCCCCCGAATCCAGTCAGAGATGTGAGCAAGTTGGACTGCCCCAGCACTGAAGGCTCAGCAGAGCCACCCTGTAACGATGGACTGCTGGAAAGCCTCCCTGTTGTGTCACCATCTGTCCCTGCGTCCCAGGCAAACAGTGTAAGTGTTTCTGCTTCACATTCGTTGGACATTCTCAATTCGGAATCAGTAATACCCGAGTCTGTGTCCAAATCTAAGTCATCAGAAGAGTCCAGCTCACCCTCCCAGGAATCTGTAACAAGTGAACATTTTGCAATGGCCCCAGCAAAATCCAAAGATTCTACCCCCAGTTTGCAACGAGAGACATCTCAGGATAAACCACCAACTAGTTTAACAGTGTCAGATGCTGCCAAATCCTGCACTTCAGCCAATGCGTTGATTCCACCTCCAGATGATCCTCACATTTTGGTTTCTCAGGTTTCTGGTTTGTCATCTACCACAAGCACTACAAGTACTGACTGTGTTTCTGAGGTAGAAATCGTTGCTGAACCTTGCAGAGTGGAGCAAGAGTCATCGGATACAATGCAAACCACGGGTCTCTTAAAGGGGCAAGGTTTAAATACATTGCTATCTGATCTTGCTAAAGAAAAAGACCCTCAGAAATCATCTCTTTCAGATCAGATGGATCATCCTGACTTTTCttcagaaaattctaaaatagttGACTCGAGTGTTAATTTACATCCCAAACAGGAACTGTTACTAATGAACAATGATGATAGAGACCCACCACAGCATCATTCCTGTCTCCCTGATCAGGAGGTTATTAATGGTTCTTTGCTCACCAGTAGGCAGGCTGACTCTCCCATGTCAACCAGCTCTGGCAGCAGTCGTAGTTTCTCAGTTGCATCCATGCTTCCTGAAACAACTAGAGAGGATGTGACCAGCAATGCAACAACTAATACGTGTGACAGCTGTACCTTTGCAGAGCAAACAGATATAGTAGCTCTTGCAGCAAGAGCTATTTTTGACCAGGAGAACCTTGAGAAGGGAAGAGTTGGCCTCCAGGCTGATGTAAGAGAAGTTACTTCAAAGCCTTCTGAAACATCATCTTTAGAGGGAGACCCAGCTTTCAAATCACAGACACCTAAAGAGAATAGAACAGGACAGGCAGAAGCAACACCAAATGAATTCAATTCTCAGGATTCGACTGAAGCAACGGTGGATAGGCCCCTGGAGAAACCAAGTTGTTCTCTAGGAATTAAAACATCAAATGCCTCTTTACAGGCTTCGCCGTCTCAGCCACCAAGCATCACCAGTTTAAGTGTAAATAACCTTATTCATCAGAGCAGCATCAGCCATCCTTTGGTCAGCTGTTCGGGTTTAGCCCAAACTTCAGAGCAAACAACTGTTCCTGCAACGGTTAATCTGACTGTTTCATCTAGCTCTTACGGCAGTCAGCCCCCTGGACCATCTCTGATGACCGAATATTCCCAAGAACAGCTAAACACTATGACTAGTACCATACCAAATTCACAGATTCAAGAGCCACTCTTAAAGCCAAGTCATGAAAACCGTAAGGATTCTGCCAAGCGTGCTGTCCAAGATGACCTTTTACTGTCTTCAGCTAAACGTCAAAAGCATTGTCAGCCAGCCCCGCTCAGGCTTGAAAGTATGTCCCTGATGAGCAGAACTCCAGACAGCATTTCTGATCAAACTCAAATGATGGTTAGTCAGATTCCTCCCAACACTTCAAACTCAGTTGTGCCTGTTAGCAACCCAGCACATGGAGATGGCCTTGCACGATTGTTTCCACCTGGTAACAACTTTGTGGCCCCTGCACTGAGGCAAACTGAAGTTCAGTGTAGTTCTCAGCCTTCAGTTGCTGAGCAGCAGCAAACCCAGGCAAGTCAACATCTACAGGCCCTGCAACAGCATGTTCCAGCTCAAGGGGTATCTCACCTTCATAGTAACCATCTGTACATaaagcagcaacagcaacagcaagCAGGGCAGTTAAGAGAGAGGCATCACTTATATCAACTGCAGCATCATGTACCTCATGCAGATAGCTCTGTACACTCTCAGCCCCATAATGTCCACCAACAGAGGACTCTACAACAGGAAGTTCAGTTGCAGAAAAAGAGGAATCTCGTTCAGGGCAGTCAGGCCTCTCAGCTTTCCTTACAACCGAAGCACCATGGAACGGACCAGTCCCGACCCAAGAGTGGTCAGCCACATCCCCACCACCAACAGATGCAGCAACAAATGCAGCAGCACTTTGGAAGTTCCCAGCCAGAGAAGAGCTGTGAAAACCCTTCGACTAGCCGGAACCACCATAACCATCCCCAGAACCATCTCAATCAAGATATTATGCACCAACAGCAGGATGTTGGAAGCAGACAGCAAGGCTCAGGGGTTTCTTCTGAACATGTATCTGGGCATAATCCAATGCAGAGGCTTTTGACATCAAGAGGCTTAGAGCAGCAAATGGTGTCCCAACCAAGTATTGTGACTAGACCTTCAGACATGACCTGTACTCCACATAGACCGGAGAGAAATAGAGTTTCAAGTTACTCTGCTGAGGCACTCATTGGAAAGACATCTTCTAATTCAGAGCAGAGAATGGGTATATCAATTCAGGGTTCCAGAGTTTCAGATCAGCTTGAGATGAGAAGCTATCTTGATGTTCCTAGAAATAAGAGTTTGGCTATTCATAATATGCAGGGTCGTGTGGACCATACTGTAGCCTCAGATATCCGCCTTTCTGATTGTCAGACATTTAAACCAAGTGGAGCCAGTCAACAGCCCCAGAGTAATTTTGATGTACAATCttcaagaaataatgaaataggTAACCCTGTATCCTCATTGAGGAGTATGCAGTCCCAGGCTTTTCGAATCAGTCAAAACACTGGCCCACCACCAATCGACCGTCAAAAGAGATTACCTTACCCACCAGTTCAGAGCATCCCAACAGGAAATGCTATTCCACCAAGGGACAGTGAAAATACATGTCACCAGAGTTTCATGCAGAGTCTGCTTGCCCCTCATCTTGGTGATCAGGTCATTGGGAGCCAGAGACCACTCTCAGAACATCAGAGGAATACACAGTGTGGTCCATCCTCTGCAATTGAGTACAATTGTCCTCCAACTCATGAAAGTGTCCACATTAGAAGAGAGAGTGAGAGTCAGAACAGGGAAAGTTGTGACATGTCTTTAGGTGCAATTAACACCAGGAACAGCACCTTGAATATTCCCTTTTCAAGTTCCTCTTCCTCAGGAGATATTCAAGGTCGAAACACAAGTCCCAATGTTTCTGTACAGAAATCCAATCCCATGAGGATTACTGACAGTCATGGGACCAAGGGCCACATGAACCCTCCAGTCACAACTAACATGCATGGGGTTGCAAGGCCAGCTTTGCCACATCCGTCTGTGTCTCATGGAAATGCTGATCAAGGGCCTCCTGTACGCCAGGCTAATTCTTCGGTTCCCCAAAGATCAAGGCATCCCTTGCAAGACAGTAGTGGTTCCAAAATTCGTCAGCCTGAAAGGAATCGTTCTGGAAACCAAAGACATAGTAATGTCTTTGATCCAAGTCTTCCCCATCTTCCTCTGTCTACCAGTGGCAGTATGATTCTTGGACGTCAACAACCTGctgcagagaagagaggaagtaTCGTTCGTTTCATGCCTGATAGCCCACAAGTACCTAATGATAATTCAGGTCCTGACCAGCATACGCTATCACAGAATTTTGGTTTTCCCTTTATTCCTGAGGGTGGCATGAATCCACCAATAAATGCTAATACTTCTTTCATTCCACAGGTTACTCAGCCTAATGCCACTCGAGCGCCAGCCCTCATCCCAGTAGATCCCCAAAATACCCTGCCCTCCTTCTATCCCCCATACTCTCCTGCCCATCCTACACTGTCCAATGATATCTCGATCCCCTATTTTTCTAATCAAATGTTCTCAAATCCTAGCACAGAGAAGGTAAACAGTGGAAGTTTAAATAACCGATTTGGATCAATTTTGTCTCCTCCCAGACCTGTTGGCTTTGCCCAACCaagttttcctcttcttcctgatATGCCACCAATGCACATGACCAACTCTCACTTATCCAATTTTAATATGACATCTTTGTTTCCAGAAATAGCTACAGCTCTCCCTGATGGTTCAGCAATGTCACCTTTGCTTACAATAGCAAACTCCTCTGCCTCTGACTCTTCTAAGCAGTCCTCAAACAGACCTGCCCACAACATAAGCCATATTTTGGGTCATGATTGTAGTTCAGCTGTTTAA